The following proteins come from a genomic window of Streptomyces sp. GS7:
- a CDS encoding LysR family transcriptional regulator, whose product MNVEIRHLRVVCAIAEAGSLTRAAASLRMTQPGLSTQLRRIEAELGGPLFDRRQAGTVPTPLGELVIGRARALLPGFDGLLSDTARAARRMASADRIRVGSVGAPFLGHLLLAVQGLLPTADLTCRCQYSPAALLEDLAADQLEVAVLGDHPDQELPQPAGVALHTIATEPVFALMPAAHPLAMRDEVPLAELLEEDWAVPRPDGDRTREYWESACSRMDRAPSAPYEAEGRQLVEIVRAGLAVSLCQATFFEVPGVTVRPLTGNPLWYRHILAWHHEGPLAPYGTEILRRVTDGYLSTCADSPVYARWRAQNPQIAALAGQSPSAHS is encoded by the coding sequence ATGAACGTGGAGATCCGGCATCTGCGGGTGGTGTGCGCGATCGCGGAGGCGGGGAGCCTCACCCGCGCCGCCGCCTCACTCCGTATGACGCAACCAGGGCTCAGCACCCAACTGCGCCGCATCGAGGCCGAACTGGGCGGGCCGCTGTTCGACCGGCGACAGGCGGGCACCGTCCCCACGCCCCTGGGGGAGCTGGTCATCGGGCGGGCTCGAGCCCTCCTGCCGGGCTTCGACGGGCTGCTCTCCGACACGGCCCGTGCGGCCAGGCGGATGGCGTCCGCGGACCGCATACGAGTCGGTTCGGTCGGCGCCCCGTTCCTCGGCCATCTCCTCCTGGCCGTCCAAGGGTTGCTGCCCACGGCCGACCTGACCTGCCGTTGCCAGTATTCGCCCGCCGCTCTCCTCGAAGACCTCGCTGCGGACCAGCTTGAAGTGGCGGTCCTCGGTGACCACCCGGACCAGGAGCTGCCGCAGCCTGCGGGCGTGGCACTCCACACGATCGCCACCGAACCGGTCTTCGCCCTCATGCCGGCGGCACACCCGCTCGCCATGCGCGATGAAGTCCCGTTGGCCGAACTCCTGGAGGAGGACTGGGCGGTTCCCCGGCCCGACGGCGACCGGACCCGCGAATACTGGGAATCCGCCTGCTCGCGCATGGACCGCGCCCCCTCCGCCCCGTACGAGGCGGAGGGACGACAGCTGGTCGAGATCGTGCGTGCGGGCCTGGCGGTCAGCCTCTGCCAGGCCACGTTCTTCGAGGTACCCGGCGTCACAGTCCGTCCGCTGACCGGGAACCCCTTGTGGTACCGGCACATTCTGGCCTGGCACCACGAGGGCCCGCTCGCACCGTACGGCACCGAAATCCTGCGCCGGGTCACCGACGGCTATCTGTCCACGTGCGCCGACAGCCCCGTGTACGCGCGCTGGCGGGCACAGAACCCACAGATCGCCGCACTGGCAGGCCAGTCGCCTTCAGCACACTCGTAG